In Mycolicibacterium nivoides, the DNA window GGTGTGTGTGCACGACCGCCGGGTGGACCGCACTTCTACCGGCACCGGCCTGGTCAGCGAGATGACGCTGGCCGAGCTGCGCCGGCTGGATTACGGGTCATGGCATGCCGGCGGACGTTCCGGCGATACCGACGCGGACGATCCGGAGGCCGGCCCGATCAGGGACACCGGGCTGCTGACGCTCGACGACCTCGTCTCGCTGGTGCTGGACTGGAACCGGCCGGTCAAGCTGTTCATCGAGACCAAGCATCCCGTGCGCTACGGCGCGCTGGTGGAGAACAAGGTGCTGGCGCTGTTGCACCGGTACGGCATCGCCGCGCCGGCCTCGGCCGATCTGTCGCGCGCGGTGGTGATGTCCTTCTCGGCGGCGGCGGTGTGGCGGATCCGCCGGGCCGCCCCGATGCTGCCGACGGTGCTGCTCGGTGAGACATCGCGGTATTTGGGCGGCAGCGCGGCCACCACGGTCGGGGCCACGGCGGTCGGCCCGTCCATCTCTACGCTGCGTGAGCATCCCGAACTGGTCGA includes these proteins:
- a CDS encoding glycerophosphodiester phosphodiesterase; translation: METGDGGGAAQAAPGPGHPFVVAHRGASADKPEHTLAAYDLALREGADGVECDVRLTRDGHLVCVHDRRVDRTSTGTGLVSEMTLAELRRLDYGSWHAGGRSGDTDADDPEAGPIRDTGLLTLDDLVSLVLDWNRPVKLFIETKHPVRYGALVENKVLALLHRYGIAAPASADLSRAVVMSFSAAAVWRIRRAAPMLPTVLLGETSRYLGGSAATTVGATAVGPSISTLREHPELVDRAAAQGRALYCWTVDHYEDVQFCRDIGVGWVATNHPGRTKSWLQNGLTGAGRD